One region of uncultured Sulfurimonas sp. genomic DNA includes:
- a CDS encoding P-loop NTPase, with translation MIGHQAEKLEELVASKANKKSKKTRFVAITSGKGGVGKSTISSNLAYVLAQGGLNVGIFDADIGLANLDVMFNVKIKKNILHVLKGEASVSDILIPITRNLILIPGESGDEILKYSDAALFKRFMEEAQVLDKLDVMIIDTGAGIGDHIQMFLNAADDVIVVTVPDPAAITDAYATIKTVAILRNDIGMIMNQVKNEKEAQGVFDKIHKVALANIGDKLDLQYIGKINSDVKVSASVKRRALFSVSHPNSQPHNDIKAIANKIASRLERNMLVSANESGLTGLFKRLMEHF, from the coding sequence ATGATAGGGCATCAGGCTGAAAAACTAGAAGAACTTGTAGCATCTAAAGCAAATAAAAAGTCAAAAAAAACAAGGTTTGTGGCCATAACGAGTGGAAAAGGTGGTGTTGGTAAAAGTACTATTAGCTCAAATCTCGCTTATGTGCTTGCACAAGGCGGTTTGAATGTTGGTATATTTGATGCAGATATTGGTCTTGCGAATTTAGATGTGATGTTCAATGTAAAAATCAAAAAAAATATTTTACATGTTTTAAAAGGTGAGGCTAGTGTAAGTGATATTCTTATACCAATTACCAGAAATCTTATCTTGATTCCTGGTGAGAGTGGTGATGAAATATTAAAGTACTCAGATGCAGCGCTATTTAAAAGATTTATGGAAGAAGCGCAAGTTTTAGATAAACTAGATGTTATGATTATAGATACGGGTGCTGGGATTGGTGATCATATTCAAATGTTTTTAAATGCAGCGGATGATGTTATTGTTGTAACCGTACCAGATCCTGCAGCTATTACAGATGCTTATGCAACTATAAAAACTGTCGCAATTTTAAGAAATGATATTGGCATGATAATGAATCAAGTTAAAAATGAAAAAGAAGCTCAAGGAGTTTTTGATAAAATTCATAAAGTCGCATTGGCAAATATAGGTGATAAGCTTGATTTACAATATATTGGAAAAATAAATAGTGATGTTAAGGTAAGTGCTTCAGTAAAGCGAAGAGCACTTTTTAGTGTATCTCATCCAAATTCTCAACCACACAACGATATAAAGGCAATAGCGAATAAAATAGCAAGTAGATTGGAACGAAATATGCTAGTTAGTGCAAATGAAAGTGGACTAACAGGCTTATTTAAACGCTTAATGGAACATTTTTAA
- the fliY gene encoding flagellar motor switch protein FliY: protein MSDFMKLFEDETVGTIEALVGQAPVLELQEKQNLSIISNIIPPIVLAKLSVSGSVDAKAMVALTPNLAASLSDMMMGEDASDRDDVSDDDLDASKEIISNIFGAIGNSLSAQKEIPILSFKIDDIEFIGDNAEVSLEEFSKMYVYKFKIGELSSLFMFILDEKLRNSLEGTLEEESNETNLSMDISPNNSNFAPNVKLSGEEMNNISLIMDVKLPVRVRIGKKKMLLKDVLNMDIGSVIELNQLANDPLDILVDNHVIAQGEVVIVDGNFGVQITSIGSKRERLTQLKV from the coding sequence ATGAGTGATTTTATGAAACTATTTGAAGATGAGACAGTTGGTACTATTGAAGCACTCGTTGGGCAAGCTCCGGTATTAGAACTACAAGAGAAACAAAATTTAAGTATTATTTCAAACATTATTCCTCCAATAGTTCTTGCTAAACTCAGTGTAAGTGGTAGTGTAGATGCAAAGGCTATGGTGGCGCTAACTCCAAATCTTGCAGCTTCATTATCGGATATGATGATGGGTGAAGATGCTAGTGATAGAGATGATGTAAGTGATGATGATTTAGATGCTTCAAAAGAGATTATTTCAAATATTTTTGGTGCTATAGGAAACTCCTTATCTGCACAAAAAGAAATTCCTATATTGTCCTTTAAAATAGATGATATAGAATTTATTGGTGATAATGCAGAAGTTAGTCTTGAAGAATTTAGTAAAATGTATGTATATAAATTTAAAATAGGTGAACTTAGTTCTCTATTTATGTTTATATTGGATGAAAAGTTGCGTAATTCATTAGAAGGAACACTAGAAGAAGAATCAAATGAGACAAATTTATCTATGGATATCTCTCCAAATAACTCTAATTTCGCTCCTAATGTTAAATTGAGTGGTGAAGAGATGAATAATATTTCTCTTATTATGGATGTTAAACTTCCTGTTCGAGTAAGAATAGGTAAAAAGAAAATGCTCTTAAAAGATGTTTTAAATATGGATATTGGTTCTGTAATAGAACTAAATCAATTAGCCAATGATCCATTAGATATATTAGTAGATAATCATGTTATTGCTCAAGGTGAAGTTGTTATAGTTGATGGAAATTTCGGCGTTCAAATAACTTCTATAGGTTCAAAAAGAGAAAGATTAACTCAACTTAAGGTATAA
- the mnmA gene encoding tRNA 2-thiouridine(34) synthase MnmA, translating to MNKKVLVGMSGGIDSTVSALLLKKDGYDVEGLYMKLHSKPGYHEIHLARAQKAADFVGMKLHVLDLQNIFNEKVFQPFIDTYAEGKTPNPCALCNRNLKFGEMVKFADSIDADYVATGHYIKTDGKYFYQAQDDTKDQSYFLFYVQKNILPKLIFPLGNRHKSDIKEFAASIKGLESFASQGESSEICFVETTYTDLLKEYVNVDNIGKVLDKDGNVVGEHKGYMHYTIGKRKGFTVKGAHEPHYVLDINATKNEIIVGKKEELACNSLTIENLNMFNDLEEFNTTVKLRYRTKAVPCYVKIENDRAFITLKESVYGVAVGQAAVFYEEDKLIGGGWISAV from the coding sequence ATGAATAAAAAAGTTTTAGTTGGTATGAGTGGAGGAATAGATTCAACTGTTTCAGCTTTGCTTTTAAAAAAAGACGGTTATGATGTGGAAGGTTTGTATATGAAACTTCATTCAAAACCGGGTTATCACGAAATACATTTGGCTAGAGCGCAAAAAGCAGCAGATTTTGTTGGTATGAAACTTCATGTTTTAGATTTGCAAAATATTTTTAACGAAAAAGTTTTTCAACCATTTATAGATACTTATGCAGAGGGTAAAACCCCAAATCCCTGTGCTTTATGTAATAGAAATCTTAAATTTGGTGAAATGGTGAAATTTGCTGACTCTATAGATGCAGACTATGTAGCAACGGGACATTATATAAAAACAGATGGAAAATACTTTTATCAAGCACAAGATGATACAAAAGATCAAAGTTACTTTTTATTTTATGTTCAAAAAAATATATTGCCAAAATTAATATTTCCATTAGGTAATAGACATAAAAGTGATATAAAAGAGTTTGCTGCATCTATAAAAGGTCTAGAATCTTTTGCATCTCAAGGAGAATCTAGTGAAATTTGTTTTGTTGAAACTACGTATACCGATTTATTAAAAGAATACGTTAATGTAGATAATATTGGTAAAGTTTTAGATAAAGATGGAAATGTAGTGGGCGAACATAAGGGTTATATGCACTATACAATAGGAAAACGTAAAGGCTTTACAGTTAAAGGTGCTCATGAACCACACTATGTTCTAGATATAAACGCTACAAAAAATGAAATTATCGTAGGTAAGAAAGAAGAACTTGCATGCAATAGTTTAACAATAGAAAATCTAAATATGTTTAATGATTTAGAAGAGTTTAATACTACAGTGAAACTAAGATATAGAACAAAAGCAGTACCATGTTATGTAAAAATAGAAAACGACAGAGCTTTTATAACATTAAAAGAGAGTGTTTATGGTGTTGCAGTCGGTCAAGCTGCTGTGTTTTATGAAGAAGATAAACTTATTGGAGGTGGTTGGATTAGTGCTGTTTAA
- a CDS encoding RNA polymerase sigma factor FliA, translating to MISAYKQDIKHKEDELAIQYLPAVKAMAFRLKERLPSSIDYMDLSAIGTEELIKLARRYDESLNDSFWGYAKKRVYGAMLDYLRSLDVLSRASRKLVKAIDFAVEEHRLTNEDEPTDAELAKMLDESEDKIHEARIASTIYTVMPLHDQLQVGDEGAALAMIEKEELIEVIKKVLSGYNEREQLIIQFYYFEELTLKEISEILDITESRISQIHKSVIHKIKESVGA from the coding sequence ATGATATCCGCGTATAAGCAAGATATTAAACACAAAGAAGATGAGTTAGCGATTCAATATCTTCCTGCTGTAAAAGCCATGGCGTTTAGATTAAAAGAGAGATTACCTAGTTCTATTGACTATATGGATCTCTCAGCTATTGGAACGGAAGAGTTAATTAAACTTGCAAGAAGATATGATGAAAGTTTAAATGATTCTTTTTGGGGCTATGCAAAAAAAAGAGTTTATGGGGCTATGCTTGATTATTTAAGAAGCTTGGATGTCCTTTCTCGTGCTAGTAGAAAACTCGTAAAAGCAATAGACTTTGCAGTTGAAGAGCATAGACTCACTAATGAAGATGAGCCTACAGATGCAGAGTTAGCAAAAATGCTAGATGAAAGTGAAGATAAAATTCATGAAGCAAGAATAGCATCTACAATATATACTGTGATGCCACTTCATGATCAACTTCAAGTTGGTGATGAGGGTGCAGCACTTGCTATGATAGAAAAAGAAGAACTTATAGAAGTGATAAAAAAGGTTTTATCAGGATATAATGAAAGGGAACAGTTGATTATTCAATTTTATTATTTTGAAGAGTTGACACTTAAAGAGATAAGTGAAATATTAGATATTACAGAATCAAGAATATCGCAAATTCATAAATCTGTTATCCATAAAATTAAAGAAAGTGTAGGAGCATAA
- a CDS encoding TIGR00730 family Rossman fold protein — MQSKKNELTRKYIKDIKSSDAWSAFRILADFVKGYDELGELGPTVTIFGSARTSKNDTNYKKAQKLASMLGSRGFNIMTGGGPGIMEGANKGAHKHPDIESIGLNIDLEFEQIPNPYTTKDLSFDYFFSRKVMLVKYSMAYVIFPGGYGTLDELFEALTLIQTKKITGVKIFVVGVDYYKPLMQFIESKLITNGMIDKADFEIIRLTDDLKLIVQEIEQSLLEQIAMLKEAGLGNSKYCKSLKEFSSDKNIKHKKAKI, encoded by the coding sequence ATGCAATCAAAAAAAAATGAGTTGACAAGAAAGTATATAAAAGATATAAAATCATCAGATGCTTGGAGTGCCTTTAGAATATTGGCAGATTTTGTAAAAGGTTACGATGAATTAGGTGAGTTAGGACCAACTGTAACTATTTTTGGTAGTGCAAGAACATCAAAAAATGATACAAACTATAAAAAAGCGCAAAAACTAGCTTCCATGTTGGGTTCTAGAGGGTTCAATATAATGACTGGTGGTGGTCCTGGAATAATGGAAGGTGCTAATAAAGGTGCTCATAAACATCCAGATATAGAGTCTATAGGTTTAAATATTGATCTTGAGTTTGAACAAATACCAAATCCATACACAACAAAAGATTTAAGTTTTGATTACTTTTTTTCAAGAAAAGTAATGTTAGTAAAATATTCAATGGCTTATGTAATTTTTCCTGGCGGATATGGAACTCTCGATGAATTATTTGAAGCTTTAACTCTTATTCAAACAAAAAAAATTACAGGTGTAAAAATTTTTGTAGTAGGAGTGGATTATTATAAACCTCTTATGCAATTTATAGAAAGCAAGTTGATTACTAATGGAATGATTGATAAGGCTGACTTTGAAATTATAAGATTAACGGATGATTTAAAGTTAATAGTTCAAGAAATAGAACAATCACTTTTAGAACAGATAGCAATGTTAAAAGAAGCTGGACTTGGAAATTCTAAATACTGTAAATCACTTAAAGAATTTTCTTCAGATAAAAACATTAAACATAAAAAGGCAAAAATATAA
- the fliM gene encoding flagellar motor switch protein FliM, producing MADILSQEEIDALLDVVEDEGDDVLEGSDDNLLPQRQVTLYDFKRPNRVSKEQLRAFRGVHDKMARSLASQISSIMRSIVEIQLHSVDQMTYGEFLMSLPNPTSFNVFSVKPLEGSGVIEINPSIAFPMLDRLLGGKGEPFDASREFSDIELSLFETILRVMMSTLKEAWGPVMEVYPTIESKESSPNVVQIVAQNEIVVMVVMEIIIGHSSGMMNICYPVISLEPILPKLASRDLMLNETSSKKSRNTELQVLLGGAKVNVEANLGDAELTMGDVLDLQIGDVVRLSSAADDIVTVSIDGKERFRGEIGLRRFRKSIQIVEIIDTEKDAVKRALENFENLRHEKISGVKDIVNDEDKSENKYDRE from the coding sequence ATGGCAGATATACTTTCACAAGAAGAGATTGACGCGCTACTAGACGTTGTTGAAGACGAGGGTGATGATGTCTTAGAGGGTTCTGATGATAACTTACTTCCTCAAAGACAAGTAACACTTTATGATTTTAAAAGACCAAATAGGGTTTCAAAAGAGCAACTGCGTGCATTTCGTGGTGTTCACGACAAAATGGCTCGTTCATTAGCATCTCAAATATCTTCTATTATGCGTTCTATTGTTGAGATTCAACTTCATTCTGTAGATCAGATGACTTATGGTGAGTTTCTTATGTCACTTCCAAATCCAACAAGTTTTAATGTTTTTTCAGTAAAACCTCTTGAGGGAAGTGGTGTTATAGAGATAAATCCTTCTATTGCTTTTCCTATGCTTGATCGTCTTTTAGGTGGAAAAGGTGAGCCATTTGATGCAAGTAGAGAGTTTTCAGACATAGAGTTAAGCCTTTTTGAGACAATTTTACGTGTTATGATGAGCACGCTAAAAGAGGCTTGGGGTCCTGTTATGGAAGTTTACCCAACTATTGAGTCAAAAGAATCAAGTCCTAATGTTGTCCAGATTGTTGCTCAAAATGAAATTGTTGTAATGGTTGTTATGGAGATAATTATTGGGCATAGTTCTGGTATGATGAATATCTGTTACCCTGTTATTTCACTAGAACCAATTCTTCCAAAATTAGCAAGTAGAGATTTAATGCTAAATGAAACAAGCTCTAAAAAAAGTAGAAATACAGAACTTCAAGTTTTACTTGGTGGTGCAAAAGTAAATGTAGAAGCAAATCTTGGAGATGCAGAGCTTACTATGGGTGATGTGCTAGACTTGCAAATAGGTGATGTTGTTAGACTCTCAAGTGCAGCTGATGATATTGTTACAGTTAGTATAGATGGTAAAGAGAGATTTCGTGGAGAAATCGGTCTTAGAAGATTTAGAAAATCCATACAAATTGTAGAAATAATAGATACAGAAAAAGATGCAGTTAAGCGTGCACTAGAAAACTTTGAAAACCTAAGACACGAAAAAATTTCAGGTGTTAAAGATATAGTTAATGATGAAGATAAAAGTGAAAATAAATATGATAGGGAGTAA